In the genome of Stomoxys calcitrans chromosome 4, idStoCalc2.1, whole genome shotgun sequence, the window tcctcgtgttatcaccacaccatttcacgcattccgtgatcgtccggatctccacctgcagaactgtattatggtcaggcagtcttaaacagatctcagtccctgggttctcaatgtataccccaggcccactcagtcctctagctttgatccatccgtgtaacatgatcttccagatggcaatacaagagttccgtcaatccaagactgtgccgctggcaacagtgcctcgcactcgacttgaaggttcatctctggtatccgatcggaaacctctttccttgcttccaggtttcctatcgtcgcctcaattataccgcgatggtatccgatcagaaacctcttcccttccttccaggtttcctatcttcgcctcgattatacagcgatggtatgagctgctcccatcctatcCATCctccaatccattctcccatcgccttaagtcccaaagccgcagtggctgcctcacacttaatctgtatgtcaatgggtcggatatctagaatagtttccagtgccctagtgggcgtggtcctcatcgctccacctatgccaagataacagTGCTAAGTGTGGTGCAAATCGgctcatatcctgatatatctgccatataaaccgatctgggctcttgacttctaaagtctctagggtgcgcaattcttatcctattcttccttcaacaaacgtgtccgaatcgatctatagcctgatacagctcccataataaccgatctcccgattctgctttttgagctcctacaaggcccAATCCTTATCCGAATGATCTGTAagattgcacaatgacttctactgtgaccttcaacattcaattcgtttatggttcaaatcggactgtaACTTGCTATAGCTCGAACAGcattacaattcttatccattattctttgtttacctagccGTAGTAacgacaattttcaaacgatctgttcgtaagaggtcggttcagatttagatatagctctcaccaATTTAAAcctgtagggtaggtgtagggtattatatagtcggattCACCCGATTTTAACCTTTCCTTACCGATTCATTCATAAGCTACTAGTGAAAAGAATGTAGTGTTCATCACGTAGCGTGCGTTACATTGGATTTTCGGCTttagactaaaatttttaaaggttttgagttatttagaaacaaatttaaaattgtagtTTGTTTATCGTTACCTCATAGAATGTCATTTTCGAGGTTAACTACGAAAAATTcgcttgaaataaacaaaatatacaCTAACCTCGAAAGACACTTCCATTTTTGTAGCGTGTGTCACGCAACTCTGtgaccattttttttatttaaatgaaggggaggaaaaaattttttgctttcattCCAAAGTAAATAAATTCCTTAATTCACTATGAGTagattaaagaaatttttttaacataacaaaaaaaattataaatttcaaTCGAAAATTGCGTAAATATGTTGTGTTGGTCACGCATGATTCACCCACTTATGGCCTAACTCATAGAAAAATCacaccttcaaaatttcacgcaaatcgagtaataattccGGCCTCCCAAGCCTCAGGTGGTCacattggaagatcggtttatatgacagctatagcaggttataaacCGCTAAGATGAGAATTCTGCCCTGTAGAAGCTAAAcaagtcagatcgggagatgggtttatcagtttatagaccgatttgaagcatacttgatacagttgtttgaagtcataccaaaacaccacgtgcaaaattgcaatcaaatcggactacaagAGTGCATTGACAAACTTAAATGTTTGTATGACGATAAAGCACCATCCATATGCCATGTGAAAAACTGGTTTAAGGAATTCTGGCCGGGCTGACGCTAGCTCAAATCTTGTATCAGAGAATATTGATGCCATGTGTTAACTTATAATGCAAGATCGCCATGTGACATACGGTAAGTTAGAGACATCCTTGGGCATTTCttccaccagcatacattcgatattgcGTGAACACCTTGACGTAAAAAAGTGTTTTCTAGTTGGATTCCGTATAATTggacaatcgctcaaaaaattgTTCGTGTCTATTAGTGtgaagaaatgttgaaaaaaggtttaaaagatCGCCACAGGTGGTGAGTTGTGAATCAATGCCTATGAGcggcaaacaaaacaacaatcgacCGTGTGGGTCTTCGAAGTcgagccaaatccaacgaaaGTCTTTCGTGGAAGAAGCCCTTCGAAGCAAATGGTAGCCTGTGCTTCAGCAAAACTGTTCATTTGGTAACAGTTCCGCTTGAGCAACGTAGGACAGTCAATTCAGATTGGTACACCACAATTTGATTGCCTGAAGTGTTAGAAGAACTTCGAAAAACGAACAGGAGAAGAATtattgttcaccatgacaatgcggACTGTTACACATAGGTCCATACAAACCAGCGCCTTGTTGGCCGCTCAAAACGTCGAATTGATGCGTCATCCGTAGAGATGGGTacatacccaaaaggtatttacccgctCAATTGGGTAAATAagcgggtatttacccatttatacccagaagctgcaaatgcaaattttgcccattaccattccactaaggaatagggggcaaacttctcacatgtcagtccgattcaagttaaagctcaatgataaggggccttcttttcatagccgagtcccaaaggcgtgccgcagtgcgacacctctttgttttacagggcattgtacctcacaaatgttgccagcattaggaggggaaaaccacagctgaaatttttttctgatggtctcgccagggttcgaacccaggcgttcagcgtcataggcggacatgctaacctctgcgctacggtggccttctcccaaaagctgggtatttataattttgcagatatcttgagtataaaaacattttgcaaacattttttcatgatttcgttttctttgtatataaacctgatcgcataaaatcggattttaattatataaagccgctatatagactgatctccagacttaaagtcatgagacaataaattggtcagttctcattcgatttcgatgaaaattggcgCAGTGAGTTCTGATAGACCGCTACTCATttgtgtgaagtgtggttcagatcggaatttatttggcagctataggctgccctatagaccgaccgaccGAACTCccaatatagggtattgagaagatccatttattacccgaattcgatgaaatttggcacagtgtgttttgGTACCCCTTTAAAACCTTTTGTCGaatatcgtccaaatcggaccatatttggatatagctgtcatataggccgatctcccgatatggagtattgagcccataaaaggagcattcttcatccgattttgatgaaatttgaatcatTGCGTTTTGGTACTCCTCTAATCCTTGACTTGGCACCCAATGAGTTCTTTTCATTACTGCACATTAAGATACAAATGCGGGGACAATGGTTTTCGTCGCTAGAAAATGCTGTTGAAGCATTCAATAACCTTGTTTTGAAGGTGTCTCAATCGGAATTTGAAAAGTGCTTAGAGAGTTGGTTTGAGCGAATTCAAAAGTGTAAATCTTATTGGaggatactttgaaaaacattaaaactatttttatacccaccaccataggatgggggtatacttacctagtcattctgtttgtaaaacctcaaaatattcatctaagaccccataaaatatataaattctggatcgtctcgacatacgATTCGATCCatatccgtccgtacgtctgtcgaaatcacgatagcggtcgaacgcgttaagctagcagcttaaaattttgcacagaaacttaatattgatgtaggacgttggggattgcaaatgggccatatcggttcagatatagatatagctgccatacaaaccggtctcccgatttaacttcttgagcccatgaaagccgcaaattttgaccgatttgactgaaattttgcatgtggtgttccgttgtgatttccaacaactgtgctaagtacggtcgaaatcggccaagaacctgacatagcccccatataaaccgatctcccgatttgacttcttgagcccctgtaagccacaatttttgtccgatttgactgaaattttccatgtagtgttctgttatgacttctaacaactgtgctgagtaggatccaaatcggtctataacctgatatagcccccatataaaccgatctcccgatttgacttcttgagcccctgtaagccacaatttttgtccgatttggccgaaattttccatttagtattctgttatgacttccaacaactgtgctaagtacgatccaaatcggtctataaactgatatagcccccatataaactgatctcccgatttgacttcttgagcccatggaagccgcaatttttgtccgatttggctgaaattttgcctgtagtgttctgttatcactttgaacaactgtgtcaagtacggtccgattaggtttataccctgatatagctcccatataaaccgatctcccgatttgacttcttgggtccttacaacccgcaatatttgtccaatttagctacaattttgcacattgtgttttattatgacttccataaactgtgccaagtacggttcaaatcggtctaaaactgatatagatcccatataaaccaacctcccgatttgacttcttaagcccctggaagccgcaattttcgtccgatttcattgaatttttgggCGTAATGTTCcgtttttgacttccaacaattgtgtcaagtacggtctagttcggtctataacctgatatagctcccatataaaccgatcccccgatgtgacttcttgatctcctataagccgaaatttttgtccgatttggctgaacttttgcatgtagtgttctgttacgactttcaacaactttgataagtatggtccaaatcggtctataacctgatgtagctcccatataaatcgatcacccgatttgatttcttgagtcggTAAAAgccgtgttctgttacgatttccaataactgtgccaaataggttccaaatctgtctataacctgatattgctcccatgtaaactggtttttcgatcatccttgttcgcttcctagaagctttaatttttgctggtttgacagaagtgtggtatgtagaataaaattatgcccttcaactaaatttagtttctataaatttttagcagaatccatggtggtgggttccaaagattcggcccggccgaacttagcactcatttacttgttttttatgataaaaatttgcactttcatTATTAGaccagaaatttatatagcagccctcgttgTTACATGACTCATTATGCGATtcgatttcttaaaaaaaatcaaatattataAACCAACAACCAACATTAATCAAGGCCAAATTTAGCCCATTTTAACTTGTTTCTTTTCCAAGCTACTACTAGCAGTTTTAAGTTGACTAATTTTGAGACCCTCGTTGTATGCCATAAATAATTTTCCAATATTCACACCTGCATGTCTGCAAATACCTATGATAAACACTCTTTCTAATAATATGACGCAGCATAAGCTTATCATTATACCTTAAACATATGGGCTGCATTACATTTTCTATCAACAAACTTTTGGTCTTATCTCTCTTAACAAAAATTGAAACTTTATCAGCATGAAAATGTCTTTTTTCAAATTCTACCAGTTAACATAAATGTTGATCGAAATTTTTGGGTCATTAGTAAAATAGTAGCCCTACTGAGACATCACTCGTACAATACCATGGAACGCTGGCATAATAAAGTAGCTGTAGTGACCGGTGCTAGCTCAGGCATTGGGGCTGGTGTAGTCAAGGATTTAGTTGGAGCTGGCATACAAGTTGTGGGTCTGGCCAGACGCAAAGAACGTGTAGAAGATATTAGAGCAAATCTGCCCGAAAAAAGGCAATCGCTTTTGACAGCCATCGAATGTGATGTGACGAATTTGGATTCAGTTAACAaagcttttgatgaaattattaCCAAATTTGGAGGAGTTGATATATTAGTTAACAATGCTGGTACCTCCAAGCTGGGTCAATTGGTCTCGCAGGATCCCCAAACAATTCAAATGGTTTTGCAGACCAATGTTATGGGTGTGGTGTATTGTACACAACGTGCCTTCAAATCGATGAAAGATCGTAATATGAATGGTCATGTTATTATTATCAACAGTATTTGTGGTCACAAGGTGTTGGGCGGACCTGCAGGAAAATTACCAATCACAAACATTTATTCACCCTCCAAATATGCCATTACAGCCATAACAGAGATTTATAGGCAGGAATTTAGTGGTTTGGGAACGAAAATCAAAATTACAGTAAGTCGGTGTAGTAGTTTCTATGCATTTGTGAGTAGTGTTACAAAAAGTTCTTCAATGTCTTTGCAGAGTATTAGTCCTGGCGCTGTGGACACTGAGCTAATAAGtgataatttgaaaaaaacattGGGCGAACGTATTCTTAGTCCTCATGATATTGGAAGTGCTATATTGTATACGCTGTCGACACCACCTCATGTTCAAATTCACGAAATGATTATCAAACCTGTGGGTGAAAGTTTTTAAAGAagcaatgaaaaaatttaatcttaCAGATTGAAGACGATTTAAGAAGAGAAAACTAAGCAATTTCCGGCTTTATAAGTAAAATGTAATGTATGTTAAATTATGTCTGGTATTCtaatatagaaaattaatttaaatcttctaacatataaaaatgaaattgttgcgctttgtttgtttgttcgtctgttccgaatgaaccgattttcatgaaattttcaaagatgctaGAGATGctgggcccccggtgaaaatagggtaccacatttttttgatatacgaaggggagggcggaccctcccccataccccaattttcaaaaacgccagatctcggagatgagtgtacccatttgagcgaaatttggtatgccacccgaaaaacacgaaattggtataaaatttgtgAGTTAACTAACCTTTggggcgccccatcccaaaacccacccggacggacatgtttaccgattaggacaatatgggtatcaaaataaaggtatttaggagtagagtacgaactttgtatacaaatttcgcccaaaatgTTCGGGTGGTCCctcaccccaaaaaaccccccaacaggactctttccgCGCTTTgaccaatatgggtatcaaatgaaaggtatttaaaagtaaagtacaactcctacataaaaattttccttggtgtctgaggggggtgggacgttccctaggcagttggtcccgaatgttgatatcagattcgtggttttctcccaaatagctttcatttgagccccatatttccatagtcagcaaacataaccggtttggggggtgttttggaggatggggcgATCGTTGACTTGGCCCTTAAAAAATCAGaatttatcagattcgtgttctactctaaaatacctcttattacaggcccatattggaatggtcagcaaatacgtcccataTGGGTGGGGTTAAAGGGGTGGGTGTCCCCATAGGCACATGTTCGCGAATTTTggtataaaattcgtgcttaactcccaaagacctgtcatttgagccccatattatgaTGGTCACAAATTTGTCttcacttggtcccacattttgatatcagattcacgtAGCTAAGTTCAAGCTACCAAGCGCCTCCGTAGTTTGCGGATAGttgaaagctccgtttttatgcgaagtagctgcaaatgcggccgcggcaGTCAACGATTTTCAagaggaaagtctcagtgaggagtcaggcgCCACTggatcttaattaaatacttaaTGCCAATGATATTCGAAATGACTTGGCGccctcaaataaccaatggccaacatcagtgtCTATTCGCAGGTTAGGGGCTGCCGAAGGCGAGCGTCGCATCTTGGCGCAAGGGGCTCgagacaacgagggatacatgtgcgatcccacaaaacccatgcggttgggggctgggccagtaacccgcccggaaaactataagaacCTCTATGAGATTTGTGGGTAGTCggggactgaaacaccttgtctccaaccACTACTTTGAGattgtcagcaactttatctacctcggcatcgccgtaaccgaaacgaatgacaccagttgtGAGATAAAGCGGAGACTattactgacaaacagatgctactttggattaagtaaacagtttagaaacaaagccacctctcgacagaggaagattacactatacaagacactgatactacctgtgttgttatatggttctgaggcatgggtacttgtgaaagcagacgaggcagtgcttggagtgtttgagagagagATTCTTCGTAATATATATAGGGTCCAGtgtgcgataatggagaatataaccgtcgtatgaaccacgggcTGTAtgcgctgtatgacgacgatagcatagttacacgtatcaaaatacaacggctgcgttggctaggtcatgttgtcagaatggatgcagaagctccaacaaagaagtcttttgaaggcaaactcgttggtacacgcaaaccgggacgaccaaaagcccgatggaatatcaagtggtgagagaacCCTCGAaaattggtgtcagagattttagaaagagcgcagaagatcgaggcgcttggaacgcttttctatTTGACTAGTGACCATCGCCAAATCATCTTAGAGCGTCAAAGAGGATTTTTTGGAAACGGAATTACATATTAACACCTACTGGATGGGACCTACCGACGAAAAGATCATGTgatgggagacacttcgaaacttggtgtcacagattttagaatgaacacagaagatcgaggcgcttggaacgctattctacgttcggctagtgttctgtcatagccaagtaAAGTAAGACAatactacagaggaataacaGACACATGATCTTCccaaaatcgtcttagattttcacgacgatcaagcatctatatatactttgtaggaccAACAAGGATTTTTTGGAAACGGAATTATATATTAAAACATATTCtaaggtggtttatataaaaATCCTACTAGAGGCAACAGAACCAATTCCTTATCATTAAGTCAGGCTTGGATCGGGCAGCGCCCATTGTTCTAACCAAATTTCCTTTCAATCTCGCTAATGGTATGTTAATAAAAATAAGcaatataatattttttctatatacaAACCAAGCAACCCCCTTTGAACTGAGTTGTAGTTGACCAAAATGCTTATCATTTATACCTCAAgtcaaaatactttttatttccaaatttaaaTCTTATCTCTATGAATACATTGCGAACATGACAAGCCTTATACAGCAGCAAAAAATCATAATACCACAATTAGTTATCAAGACAAGGGCTTTTGCAAAAACGGACCATTTAGCTGATtttttgtttgaaccgttgagtggagcggacattTTGTTGTTTCGCTCCGGAAGAATTTTActataactcgtaataggtcaatatttttggaagaaaaatttaagtcactcaagtcTGTTTCCAGTAGGTTTAgagtggactccaaagacccaacagctgcggtggtggtatcaggtcgtagcatgttgtctgttacTTACACCTCGACTGGTGAAGCGGCTTCTCCAGGCtgcactagccgacagacgactggtcagcaggggcttttggcgaagacacctggttcgagtcttaaggacaaggccgaacctattctttcttcgcatgcctataatttgcctagcccatcggccttccccggcaaaccaacacgctctttaagaggttggaataattgAAGATTCATTGCTcttaggtttattgagaggcttggtccTACAcagctgcacaggctaccccaaaggctATTCGTctggattcggaaactgcaccgaagtcagccaaaaggctgcggtcacctgcaGGGATTCCCATGCcttaaagaactagggcgaacaacagaaAGAAGAGTCCAAGAACCTTttctaatgtcgctagggacagtttggtgatggcagttgtcgacaagggagaggaacagggctgcatatctAGGAAAAATTGGAATGCGATAGTCAATGAattgtcatcagtatactcctatgttcttgcggaatttcctgggtctcctccggTTTGTgatgatgcaggctggtatcggggccaatACAAACTAATTCCCTTcgaggatcaacgctcaattgaaatttaACGTTGTgctctaaaaaagattggtgagatcctGCCAGGTACAGCACTAAATgcagtcaagaaggaagatattccttctcaaccaatggcgcatgcttaaATACTAAGGATACcgtcagatcctgaatcgatacttggaagactaaggtaatgtaatcccaatctttcaaccaccgactgaaaGATTGgcagattggatgaggctgatggtgaccggagacatgcagtattcgcacTAAACTTCAAACTAAActcctcaacaagtctgaaggggttttGTACTACAGTTTCaaaaagttgaaactgaaggtctatataaaaaaagacgactcagcagttgttgcgcAACACTtccctgaggaactatcgaccacatcgcttaaGTCTAGCGGACTGCAGAAGACTGAAAATCCACCTGCCACAATCGAggcaggaggggatggcatcgaaacggaacccgacaagccctgtgtgggtgggtcatccagttggactgggctcaaagcgGGGAagtacggaactcaaaaagtacttcgacagcagcagctagtgaagcttCTAAttaggaatcgtccacaccgcaagtgtccagtttcctgaggaagagtggttccacagctttctcacctgcccctggatgcgtacagaagctcatcatgacaagatctaacaaatcttgtgaggatgaacgcctggtggaatcagaagacgaggctaacacaacagtggtgaaagCTCTGATTCCTTATTATGATCCAGTTTCTATTGATAAATCTCCATCATTGTAAGACCGCTTTGGCGGAagtaaaggtcctcctgatggcagggggatttgataAGGTTCTTATCCAAAAACCataggtgtgtggaggaatggtgcATGGACTaaaaattccgggatttaaacttctcaagggtacgggtaATGGGAGAAACAGAGCctttattcttgcaaagagtagtctaaatgttttttttcttcctttgctaagcactgaagatttagtagtaacCAGCCTTGAattaaacaagtctcattactggctggcttccctatatatggcacacgattccgagatgccgccttcaaacctcgCTGGTTgtagcctcattgtaggaagtgatgctgtTGCACAtcccagatatggggaagtttggatgtcaacgaaaggagtgagctgcttatcgaatatgttataagttgcaatcagactcacttagacggtttggtccattgtaataccgcagcaacagaagaaggaagatgccttctagttcctaccgttgaaccatccaaatcgctataaaaagcccaaaaacttgcgaatgttcacatccgcttaatcagacagattctcaaacatgagaacctgaagtggaacttcttctgactgctaatgcgggacacatacacagaaggtgttctacagtctcctcttcttcgatgttctcacagcttctgcaaaagtcgttgctggcaatcttcagtctgtcatgacgggcacaatgactcagcttacatgtcgctagcgGTAGTtgctagtctcacaagctcgacCGTTTTTCAATTCCCTGGGTTATCtatgtggcccgacacccagaacaggtgaattttgaactgttcagccatctcgttgagagatcttcgACTGTACCGTGATTATGTGAATATTGGTTTCTCCTTTCGTATTACAGAGTATTAGTCCCGGTAGATACTGTACTGCTAAGAGTGATGGGAAGGAAGGCTTGGGTGGATGCATTCTTCAACTGCCGAATATTAGTAATACTATTTTATATACGCTTTTGACACCTCCACATGTTCAAATCCATGAAAATATTACAATATCAAACCTGAAGGGCGGAAGGGCGAGTGTAGATAAATCCactttttgacaaaaaacatgtccgtccatctatctgtctgccCATGCACTCTCGTATCAAAGTTCATATCGCGTCTGTGGCTCAATTGCTACGCGTTTTGCACATACGAGAGTGATACAAAAAGTAGCCGATCTGACATATGTTGTAGATGACGATAGTAGTGTGAAAAAATTCATGATTTAAAGTTCGAATTGTTTCAGCCCGCACTTTATCGCCAAATATATCTCCATTGGATAAGTTTTTGTttccaaaattaaaaacatggCTCGAcagaaaaatatttgcaatcAATGAAGAGGTGAATGTTGCGGTTGATGGCTATTTTAAGCAGCTAAATAGTTCTTATCACAAACAGGGTATCAAAACTATTGAAAATCGCCGGAAAAGTGTATCGAGCTAAAAGGAGATTAGGTTGagaaataaaaacatatattcCATATATTTGAGGCcatcgcagcgcagaggttagcatgtctgcataTTACGCTGAATGCTTGAGTTGGGATCCTGgagagatcatcagaaaaaattgtaagcggtggttatctcctcctaatgctggcgacatttgtggggtaccaCTTTCTATGGCAGCCAtagaaaaacttctccccaaagaggtgtcgcactgcagcacgccgttcggactcgggtaaaaaaaaa includes:
- the LOC106089542 gene encoding farnesol dehydrogenase, coding for MERWHNKVAVVTGASSGIGAGVVKDLVGAGIQVVGLARRKERVEDIRANLPEKRQSLLTAIECDVTNLDSVNKAFDEIITKFGGVDILVNNAGTSKLGQLVSQDPQTIQMVLQTNVMGVVYCTQRAFKSMKDRNMNGHVIIINSICGHKVLGGPAGKLPITNIYSPSKYAITAITEIYRQEFSGLGTKIKITSISPGAVDTELISDNLKKTLGERILSPHDIGSAILYTLSTPPHVQIHEMIIKPVGESF